Within the Rosa rugosa chromosome 2, drRosRugo1.1, whole genome shotgun sequence genome, the region acaacggttacagaaccagccaagcaagggtaacgccctagcaacccagctaagctaaagtcacgctttagcaagatctcaacatttcccggtgatttcgctctgctcaatctgcaatattgagtatcgattgtgttaacaagaagaaacttcagcaaagtcctcgccacgaggcagaaagaatccccatgacgaggttggtgctctcctcgtctacaatcgcttgaaaagaagtcaggtcaagggacatccccgacgaccgcacccgaatggtgctggcacgcccgcgcagaaaagagactgttgaccagctgcagcaaaattggagccaaacagtattattgaaacattgatatatttttactttcctttcctgtaccaaccaaacatcggaagggaaatcaaatagTATTTCCTAAATGCtttccctgctttaccaaacaCAGGCAATGAAATCTGACAGGAACTTCAGTTTCCCTTCCCCACAggaaagacaagggaattgatttcccttccgtgaaccaaacgaggcccaAGTTCACGATCAAAGAAAGCTTCTCTATTATTCTTGGTCAGCTCTCGCTCGAGTTCGTATTTATTGGTGAGTCAATATCCAATCAAAATTTTTCatcaccaagaaaaaaaaaaaaaaaaaaaaccgtttTCTGACCACTcagtattaaaaaaataaaaaacatagtGATTCCGTGCTAATATCACGATGTCGTGCCGGCGCTCTCTGTTTCCAATCCCACTCCCCAACGGACCACGCATTTCGAAGAAACAAAATCACGTAGCAACACAAAGCCCAAATTACACATCCCAGCGGTGAACCACACGCGCTCAGCCGAAGAGTGATCATGTGTGCTGTAGTGGCTTACGGTTGCTGACTTGCTGCAAGAAAAACCCACCGAGGTGCCACGTCCCGAAGGGAGTCCCTATATATAGGATCCTCCGTGGCTCCACCTCCGAAAAGGCCAATTGcgattcatcttcttcttcgctcatctctctctctctcgcgaaGACACGTCTCTTCGCCTCCTTCGTTCTCTTCCTCATTCTTCTGGtaatgcctctctctctctctctctctctgttttagGACTGCGTTACTTTGTTTGTTGCGAATaatatcatttttctttccTATTCAGTTCGTTATTTTCAGATTGTTTAGCATTTTCGATCTCCCTCGCATCACTTTGTTTTCTGGATTCGTATTTGATTTAGGTTTTCTTTGCTGTGATTGAAAGTTTATTGAAAAGTTGCATGCTTATGTGTTCGTGTTCTGTGTTCTGTGTTATGTGTATATATGCTATTTTATTGTTGATTTGTGAAAATCCGGTGAGAATTTCAACTGCTAGACTCTATTGTATTGGAGAAGTATGATGTTGTTCATTTACTGAAATTTCGCAGTTGATTATGTTGGCAAAACTGTACATTTACTGGACTAGGTTTAGTGATAGAGGAGGGGAAAGAGAGGAAGGTGTTTGTGCAATTTTGGTTGGATTGGAAATAGTGTAGAAATTAGAAACCGATTGAAGAAGTTTTGGGGTATAAAATATGTGCCTACTTGTGGATGTGTGTGTTTGCTTTGGTTTCTAGTATTGAAATTCTTTAGAATCTATTCTCTTGTCTATAGAGTAACATGTAATGTGAATCTGTGATGCATTTTTTTAAAATAGCTTTATTAGCTTTGGTATTATAAATGACTTTTGGAATATTTTGCGGACCTTTTGTGCTGTAATTTTGATGAGTATATAGTTTCAGGGCAAATTTATTTTATCAACCATGTTTCAATTTCTATTCACGCTGTTTTGGATTTTTTAGTGACCTGAGAATTTTGAGGATTTACATTGTGTAGCCTAGTTATGGTTGTCATGATTAGTGAATTTGACAGCCTTTTGCTAAGTACACCAATGGAGTCAGATGAGGAGCACAGGACTGTTCAAGGAATGTCTCCCGAGTATGGTGCAATTTTCATGTCAAGCAGTTTTACAAAAGATGAATGTTTTAGACGAAGACTGTTTGGCCTTCCATCTGGACAAGGCCCATTTGTAAAGCAGATCAAAAGTGGAATGATTTTATTTCTCTTTGAATTTGAGAAGAGAGAACTCCATGGTGTATTCCAGGCATCCTCTGATGGTAGAATGAATATTGTTTCTAATGCATGGAGTAGATCAGGAAAGAAGTTTCCTGCTCAGGTACAAGTAATTTATGGTTATATTTAGGCCCAATTTCTTAGCTGAAAGAATTCTATGCATTCTCTAACTTTCAGTGAAAGAATTCATTACATCTTTAATGTTTTAGTTTACTAcatcttttaatttttcttcacATTTTCTTTATCTAGGTGAGAGTCAACCCAATTTGGCATTGTCATCCACTTCCAGAATCTGAGTTTGGTGACGCTATCAAAGAAAACTATTTTTCAAAATGGAAATTCAATTTTGGTCTTTCCAAAGCTCAGGTCTTCTACTTTCCTTTTGTGTCTGACCTATACAGGATTAAGAATTGTCATTTTATAGGCTTGTGTCATGCATATATGTAGGTTTGGAGGCTTCTAATGTTGTTTAATTTGCGAAAATTGAAAAGTCCACATCCTCAGAGAGCACTAGCTAGAAATACTGCTGCACAACCGGTGGACATTTATCGAGAACTTGATGATGGCAGATTATCAAGTGATAAAGTGGGTAATCTACATAAAGTGGACAATACGCTTCGGTCGATCATCCAGAGCAGGTATCTTGAACACCTGCCAGGCAAAGTTGAAAGAGATGATGCTAAGTTTGGGAATGGAGTTAATGTGGATTTTGAACACAGGGCATTGTCATCAACTGAGCATACTAGGTCAGGCCAAAATGGAAGATGTGATGGCAGCCTGGCAATGTGTGGAAGGGAAGGAAGTGTCAGTCACTTGGATGGTCCTTTTTATTCTGGAATGCCTCTTCAAGAAACATATTCTTTGGTTCAAGATAAAAAAACTTCTAGCCATCAGATGGAGCTGCCAATCACTGGCCACTCTTATGCAGCATCTCGTGGAGATGCAATTATTACGAGCATTCTTCCCTATGATCCTGATGATCCTAGTTTGAACCTTGCACATTCTCGATTAGTTGGAAATTATGATTCTGTTCAAGACTGTGATGGCCAGAATGGCATTCCTGCGGTGAGGAATGAAGTAAATCCCTCGTACACAGAGACAAATGGACTAAATCAAAGCCTAGAAGACATTTCTAAGGTTGATGTTCGCAGATCACTTTCAGCCATCAATATTACTCCTTTTCCAGGGGCAACATCTTCAGCAGAAATGGCTATTTACTATTCAAAGTCCTCTTTAGCTCCTGAATCTTTATCAGAATTTGGAAGTAATGGGAGGGACGGGCCTTCCTCTTATCCCCTTAGCCCCAGTAATTATCCTTCCTTTCTGGTTGAACGGAGGCATCCTGTAGCAATACAAAATAAACCAGTGCATGAAATAGGACCATTTACTGCAAATGTAACTTCATTAGAGGAGATACAGTGCCAGTCACCATGCCGCACTCATTCTGCTGACCTTGAGAGTGTGGACTACCACGACTGTAAATGTTCTGATAGAATGCTGTGTTCAGATCTTCTGGAAAACAGAAGTAGTGTGTTCTCTCGCCTGAGATTCAATAACCCTGGATGGTGTCTGGAAAACCTTGGACATCTTGGCCACGAGGAAGATGTTAAAGACACGTCATCAGTGGATGAAGTCATGGAAATGTTGAGCGAGAGTCACTACCCCTGGATGGAAAGTGAAAAATCTAAACTGCATAAGAGACGACAAGGTAATGCAGAGAAGTCTAGGAATTTGAAGCAGACTGCTGTGAAGTCTGAGTtggaaatgattccagagaaggCAAACACAGCTTCTGCTTCACCAACTGGAGATAAAGATGATCAAAGCAGTAAAAAGACACTGTTTGTGGACTTCAAGCGGCGGAGTGATTTGCGAAAAGTCGATAGCAATACTAATGGGGAAAGTGCTGGAAGCGAGGGATTGTTAGGTGGGCAGTGCAAGAGAAGGAAGTTAATCAGGCCTAACTTCAGTGAGAATGAGCCACGTGATAACAAAAGCTATAATAGAAGTCATTTTATGAATTCACCAGGATCAGCCCAAGAATGTCGTAGTTGTGAAGATGCTGGTGGCAAGAAAAGGAAGCTGGCTAAGCCAAATTTCAGAGAGAACAAGTCATCTCAGGAATCATCTGCGCAATGTTCTATTGGTGAAGATGCTGGTGGCAAGAGAAGGAAGCTGGCTAGGCCAAATTTCGGAGAAAATGAGTCATCTTTAATATCCTCGCCACAATGTTCTGTTGGTGAAGCTGCTGGTGGAAGTTGCGGGTCTTTTGTTGGAAGCCAAGGTAAGTCGTTATTACAAGATGCAGAATCTTCACACGACAATGAGAAGATCGATACTGAATGTGTTTCTAAATATGAACGAGAAATTATAGTAGAAAGTTCTGGGGGTTCTCCCAAAATTGGAGATGATAGTGGAAAGGGGTGTTTGCATGCCTATCCTGGAAATTCTTGTCTGAACTTACAAGCATCAGTCGATGAATCTTCTTTTTGTGAAGATGCTAATTGTAAGAAGAAGTTAGTTGGGCCAGACTTCAGAGAGAATGAGCTATTCCAAGTGTCGCCACATGAATGTTCTAGTGGTGAATATGCTGGTGAAAATTATGAGGTATTGGTTGGAAGCCACGGTAACATTGATGCTCAAAGATGTCCAACATTCAAGATGGAAACTAAACTAGAAAGCTCTGGGGAGTCTCTCAAAATTGGAGATGAAAGTGGAAAGGATCCTGTGCATGATGTTGGCAGCCAAATTGCCATCGTCCCTTCCAAAGATGATATTCTTAATGCACAGGAAGACTTGGATCACAAGGACCCTATGGTGTTGTCTCGAGATGGTCATCAGCCCAGTCAGTCCACCGTGCTAGAGTCAGCTTCTCAACTCAAGACAAATGGATTTTCTGAATTTGAAAGTGACAGAGGCAGTGAACTGGAGATGCTTACAAGGGTTGAATTTTCTCCAAACATAGCTGGCAATGGTGGCTCCAGGAAGCAGAACTCTGACTCACCAAGAGTATCTGAAAACATCTCTAATCGCGTGGATGCGGGTATGATAAATTATCAACACGGATCCAGTACTGAGCAGGGTCAGGCATCTTGCAACTCCAACCAGCATGATTCACTTAAACAGGAAGGGTTCGGGAATGACGTGCTGGAGGCTGTGGAGTTTGGTGATAATGTTGCTAGTGATTACACTtcaagagaaagagaaatagaCATTAAACTAGAAAGCTTTGTGGATTCTGTCAAAAGTGGAGATGAAAATGGAATGGAGAGCGTGCAGGTTGGTATTCTTAGTGCACTGGAAGACTCTATACTTACCAGGTTGTCTGAAGACTTTCCCGAGACCGATCAGATAACTGTGCTAGAGTCAGCTACGCAACCTAAGACGAATTCTGGAACAAGTAATGGATTTTCTGAAATCGAAGCTGACAGAGGCAGTGAACTGCAGGTGCTTCCAATAGTTGAACGTTGTCCAAACACAAACGCTTCCAATCGTGCAGATGCAAGTATGGTAAATAACCAACAAGGAGTCAATTCTGAGCAGTTGCAGACGTCTTGCAACTCCAACAATCACAGATCACATCAAGAGCATGGATCCAAACATAATGTGCAAGAGAGCATGGAGTTCGGCGATAATGAGGCAATTGATGACACTGTAAGAGAAAACAAGAGGCAATGGAGTATTTTAACAGCTAGATTGCAGCTTGTTAAGAGGGCACAACAACAATGACAAGTACCTGACTTTTTGTGAACCGAGTCATTGCAGCTGATCAAGTTCTGAAGATAGCTGGTGGAAGCATGAATGCTGCTGTCCTCTTGGTATGATCAGAACTTTTTTCTTGAAAGTTTTGGCTCTGACCTGAAATTCTTCTGCGCTTCTGCGTGGATTTGGAGAAGCATGAAGCATGAATATGCTGTCTTTTGCGTAATGATCACCATTTTCTTGTCAAGCTTTGAGCTTCAGAAGCTTTTTTTTGGAGCTTCTGCGGATAGATATGGAGTCTTTTGCTACTGATAGAGGCACTGGTCATCAGCTTCAGCAAAAGCAATTAACACCAATATCTGATTTTGCCATCCGGTGAAGGATGAAATTCTTTGTGTTGGGTGTACTGGGTTTGGAGACTAGGGGTTGGTTTTGAGTCCGCTGACTTGTATGTCATCTATGGTCAAGGTCTTTTTACCTAGTGGTCGTCTGTAGATGAAAGTTCATTTCTTTGTTTGAATATACATGACGTTTGCAACtggttcaatttttttttttttaatgtttcttTTAGTTCTGTAACTTTCTGGGGCAAATTCATGGCTGTAATTACAATCGCCCTTTTATACTACATTATGGATTCTATaaatatctgtgtgtgtgtaactgtgtgtgtgtgtgtatatatatatatatatatataaagtattTATAATTCCTTTCATTTTCATAATACAATCATGTAAGAGTTAGTCCCTCTCTcgctttatttaaaaaaataataataatacaatcATGTAAAAATATTATTATGACAAAATAAGATAATATGAATATTATGAAACTTTAATGTTCATTCTCCTTTCACCTATATCGTATGCATCACATGGGCatgagattttattattaatgaagGAGGAAAAATCACACTTGTGACAATAAAATTTGATTATAaatcatattctcaaaaaaaaaaaaaaaatttgattatgAATCAGTTGGTTGAGACGTTGAGTGATGaaaattttgtggcctttgtcgATCATAGTTTGATATACGCCAAGTCGAGTAAACATTATAAGGTGATTTATTCATTTGCTCACAAAGTTAAGAATTTTATTTTACCACAAGGCTCATATGAACattaaaaattcaaatttttaGTTAAATAGCGTCTCAAGATGCACAGATATTGTAGAAATTTTTTGATATCCAAGCTGTGTTCGATACAGATACAACTCGAATACATTGTGGATTGTTGTTAGTACTTGTTACTTGTTAGACATATGATTCATGGGGGAGATAAAAAGATGCATCATATTCGTGCTCCTATGATACGTTAACtgaatttaaaaaatttatttataacTTAGATATAACAAGGGAAAAAATGATAACAAATGTCATATATACATGTTTTAAGTAAATATTTTGAGTtgttctaaaaaataaaaaagtaaatattTTGAGAATTTTTAAAAATTCAAACTTGAAATCTCTTCACAAAACATTGAATCGAGATTGTTACTTGTTAATAACTAGTTACATTTCAAGGGATAAAAAATGAAATACTGTATTTGACTGTAAAAAAAGGTTCTCCTTTTTGCGAGGGAGACAAATGCCTGCCAAAAAAGCGAGGGAGACTAGTCATTAGTTCATTACACAAAATCGAAATCTTGACTGCATTCCGATCCGACTGTAATAACCTCGATTTTCAATCGAgcaatacttggcggcagtttTATTCAATGAAGTATTCATTTCGATTTGGTGGAGAATAATTTTACGTCAAATCTCAATTGTTATTGTTGTAGCAAGGATTAATCAAATTTCCCCTACATTAATAATCAAATCCTATATTTCTGGTTTTAACACAAAGTAGTGGCAATcactttgttaaaaaaaaaaatggaggcgTGCTATGTGTTTCAAGCATTAAGTAAAGTAGTGCGACACTAGTTTGCTTTTTATTATACAATTGTATAGGATTGGTGGTATACCAgctttggaggaagaagaacaaaaaaaaatccatttttTCTCTCGTTCTCTCTTTCTGCCGAAACAACACCAGAAAAAGTCTGAAGAttttctccaagcttgttctcgctccacaggccttcgatcgaccccagaccacgttccacagCTTCAACTTgatcttgcgcagctgcaggagGCAGCCTTGCGCCGCAGAACGGTCGGAAACGGCGGCGGAAGTCCGGTTAGTTTTAAGCCCGTTTTAGTTCCAAGCTCGATAACTCGTgcttccggccaccgatccttgccAAACTGCATCCTCGTGCTTCCCTCAACCTCCTGAAGCCCCCAGAATCAGCCTTGCATggcggcgcatcccgtagcagcaactacaagtcaaccccgccaagaacgagaccggaactatcgatccaaatatcttgagctacaggacgtcgttttgagtaattcttgaaccagtgagttcttcttgagtttcttaacaactcttcagaaggaatcgaagccttaaattgaagttttgacgtcgaaatcgagccttgccggattctgcaaaattctggaatttttccgaccaccgaagctttcgatcggtatatctcgagctacagaccatatttttctgtgattatTGAACCAGtgtgttcttcttgagtttcttaacaactattcagaaggaatcgaagccttaaattgacgtttttacgtcgaattggagctcgccgttttctgcagtttcttgccggattctggaaattttccagtcacctcgactgttctaggtaatttccgactacttcctttcgttttaagacttcatgctagttatgaaagtggatcatcTCGTCATttggaacaagtttgtagttgacgacttttgcatcggaggtggttgacctgcGTTGACctccgcgttgaccgcccactgaccgccccttgtggcggcgcattcgaccatattttgaatttttattatctaggctatgttctacgcatccatacgagcgttttgatatattacaaggtcatgttagaaaaagttgataaatagtggatttacgtttttacgttactatttaacgtttttacgttttatcttaagtttacgatctgcgaagatctgaccatcggttttacttcaaatttagatatgttgatcgtatgactgtcccgatgactttgtgtggtcacgggcgaagatccgaccgttggatcttcgtataaatgtgaaatagtgatttggagggcgattcgtgagaatctgaccgtcggattatagtataaatttgtggagatgtttgtaaggacgattcaggaagatccgaccgttggatcttcgtgataattttggaggatgatcctaagggcaatccgtgaggatctgaccgttagatcatcgcgtaatttcgatccgaccgttggatcatcattaatttagaatccgaccgttggattgttgtatatgtgtggtttatgaatgattgctaagttaagatcgtatctgactaggtgattgacggtttaagttggtggacgattgtggatcgtattttgagctgttaagaagacgcagctggattagaggtgagtaaacctcacatggttcatattacgaaccgaatataattaattgattttttttgtcgtaattgtgtggaaattgtttatgaaataaagatttgttttgaaataatatgaacttgatcaactacggttcatagggctgcggctcacaggtaagaaaatgaatttaagtataaaatgaatttatatttttaatgcgtgtgaactatagttggtattaataggcattcctgtgcgaatgtctatgtatatatattatttacgtgaaataatatgtattgttggagttgtgaaatattatgtattgttggagttatgttgagtttattgttaagaaacaatatattgtgagaggtattgagtttattgttgagaaacaatatattgtgaggggtattgagtttattgttgagaaacaatatattgagagagatgttgagttttattgttgaggaacaataaattgttgtgatctgtggagatcaataggtcacggggtgaccatggcatactatcagcgacccacgctctcgcgccgggtaggtggaactgatagtattaaatcgtgaaccacgctctcgcgccgggtaggtggaaacgatcagttagagctctagtctgtctgccaattgttgagtggtgttgtgagggaaatgttgaggttacttgagactgtgagtggtcatgtatgagtgatgttgaggttacttgagactgtgaggggtcttatgtgagaagtgttgaggatacttgagtcttttaagaatgagttcttaaaagagagcctcaagagtatccttccttttatggtgattgtgttgagttataataattgtaaagaaataaatcaacaattctttcttgtttactcatactggctgtaaaaagcttaccgggttttgtgttgttgcaactcccggtacactattcaaattgtgtagcgggtaatcctacaggacaggagaaccaggacggtgatcgtgcggttagagcaattgttagagttttacagcaattgtaagttgtgaggtgtgttatgctcatttgagctttacaatatattgtgagagtgaattgtaataatgaactcgaagtttcgagatttggattttgtaagtgtaattattcaggtttcggatttgaattttattattcaaaattcggagCGTGACACCGACCCACTTGAAAATCAGAATCTCAGCTCCGTCGGGAATCGATTGTAATTTCATATGAGCAGTTATTCACTTCCCATTCCAATAATAAGGGAAAAATGATAACTGCTGTCATACATACTAGTGCCTctaaaattgaattaaaaaatttatttataaagTAGATATAATAAGGGGAAAATGATAACTAAagtcatataaatatatattaatatatatgtgtgtgtgtgatttACTCAAAACAATTTTGAGAATTTTAAAGACCTGAACTTAAAAATATCGTCACAAAAAATTGAACCGACGTTGTTTATAGCtattctaaaaataaaataaaaaaaaccaaaaaagaggaaacaaaaaaaggaaattgTTTTGACTGAAAAAAAAGTTAGGATTTGCGAGGGAGACAAATGCTTGCCAAAAAAGCGAGGGAGACTAGTCATTAGTTCATTACACAAAATCGAAATCTTGACTGGATTCCGGTCACTCCCACCTGAAAATCAGAATCTCAGCTCCGTCCGGAATCGACTGTAATTTCATCTGTGCAGTTATTCACTTCCCATTCCAATAAATCCAGAATCTCTGCTTTCTTCCTCACTCCCCTGAATCTCtcactctcttctctctctgctcACTTCCGATGAAATCCGATTCCCGCAACCCAAAATGCTGAGAAGCATCCGGTCGCGGCGGCCCCACCGCCCCCGTTACGGCGTGTACATCTGCGCCGTGATCTccgccctcctcctcctcatctccGTCTCTCTCCTCTACACCCGCCTCTCTCACTCCCAGTCCCACCACTTCAACTACCGCCACCCTTCCCCCATCTCCCAAAACGACGACGTTTCCCTCTCCAACCCCCTCATCTCCGACGACGCCACCGCCGCCGTCACCACCATCCCCGCCGACGACAAGATCGACGAGCTCGACGAGGTCGTCGTCGACGACGCCCCCAGAGACGACGAATTGGACGACGAAGACGATCCCCAGTCGGAAAAATCTCAGGGATCCTCTGGGTTTTTCTTCGATCATGTCGGCGGGGTTATCAGAAGAGGCTTGAATAAGCGAAAGATTGAAGATTGGGACGAAGATTACAGTGGGTTTAGTGTAGGGTTGGGCGCGGTGGATAAAAGCATCGTGGCGTTTGGGTCGGACGACGTGCCGGTGGATATGGaggtgaggaggaggatgaCTGAGGTGGCGGGTGTGGAGGACGCGCTGATGGTGAAGGTGGGGAAGAGGGTTTCGCCGCTGAGGGAGGGGTGGGGGGAGTGGTTTGATAAGAAGAGTGATTTTCTGAGGAGGGATAAGATGTTCAAGTCCAATTTGGAGCTGTTGAACCCTCTGCATAACCCAATGCTGCAAGACCCCGATGCCGTCGGGGTTTCCGGGTTAACTAAGGGAGACAAGGCCGTGCAGAAGTGGTGGCTGAGTCACTTTAAGAAGGTGCCGTTTCGGAGGAGGAaggagagtggtggtggtggtgagagTGGGAAGAAGGAGAGTGGCGGCGGAGATGGTGGTGTGAATGTGAGTGGGAGAGGTGTGGGAGTGGAGTTGAGTGAGGTTGAGAGAGCTGAGAGGAAGACTTTGGATGAGAATGGAGGTAAAGTTTTGATTCCCGGTGGGAATGGGAATGCTAGTAGTGATAGGAATTCGTCGAATGTTGGTAATGCAAGTGAGGCAGCAGGTGGGAGAACTGTTGAACAGATTAGTGAATCGGTTAACGTTAGTGGAATTAAGAATGAGTTTTCGGGTCTTATTTATGCGGATGGCAAGAGATGGGGTTTCTATCCCGATTTGGATCCCTATTTGTCGTTTACGGATTTTATGGATGCGTTTTTTAGCAAGGGGTGTGATTTGAGGGTGTTTATGGTGTGGAATTCTCCAGCTTGGATGTTTAGTGTTCGGCACCAGCGGGGGCTTGAGAGTTTACTCTCCCATCATCGACATGCCTGTGTTGTGCTGTTTTCTGAGACAATTGAGCTTGATTTCTTTAAAAATAGCTTTGTAAAAGACGGGTACTTTCTGAAACTTTGCTTATTTTCCTTCATTTGTTCGATAGTGTGCTAATCCACATTGTGTACTGAGGCGATCTTTTTCAATAGTTACAAAGTTGCTGTTGCTATGCCAAATCTTGACGAGTTACTAAAGGGTACACCTACTCATATATTTGCTTCTGCCTGGTTCGAATGGAGAAAGACAAAGCATTATGCTACTCATTACAGTGAGCTTATCCGCCTTGCTGCTCTTTACAAGTAAGCTTTGATCAGTTGCATAGAGATCTTTATAAGGGGTAGGGGTAGTGAGTTATTTGACTTGACTT harbors:
- the LOC133728903 gene encoding uncharacterized protein At4g19900 translates to MLRSIRSRRPHRPRYGVYICAVISALLLLISVSLLYTRLSHSQSHHFNYRHPSPISQNDDVSLSNPLISDDATAAVTTIPADDKIDELDEVVVDDAPRDDELDDEDDPQSEKSQGSSGFFFDHVGGVIRRGLNKRKIEDWDEDYSGFSVGLGAVDKSIVAFGSDDVPVDMEVRRRMTEVAGVEDALMVKVGKRVSPLREGWGEWFDKKSDFLRRDKMFKSNLELLNPLHNPMLQDPDAVGVSGLTKGDKAVQKWWLSHFKKVPFRRRKESGGGGESGKKESGGGDGGVNVSGRGVGVELSEVERAERKTLDENGGKVLIPGGNGNASSDRNSSNVGNASEAAGGRTVEQISESVNVSGIKNEFSGLIYADGKRWGFYPDLDPYLSFTDFMDAFFSKGCDLRVFMVWNSPAWMFSVRHQRGLESLLSHHRHACVVLFSETIELDFFKNSFVKDGYKVAVAMPNLDELLKGTPTHIFASAWFEWRKTKHYATHYSELIRLAALYKYGGIFLDSDIIVLKSLSSLSNCVGKEDRLAGGSLNGAVMAFKRKSLFVMECLKEFYMTYDDTRLRWNGADLLTRVARRFLTIRNKSVRQMELNMLPSFTFFPIAPQNISRYFTAPTTETEKAQQDVLFRKILNESFTFHFWNSFTSSLIPEPESLATRLIDHRCIRCSDVL
- the LOC133728902 gene encoding uncharacterized protein LOC133728902: MVVMISEFDSLLLSTPMESDEEHRTVQGMSPEYGAIFMSSSFTKDECFRRRLFGLPSGQGPFVKQIKSGMILFLFEFEKRELHGVFQASSDGRMNIVSNAWSRSGKKFPAQVRVNPIWHCHPLPESEFGDAIKENYFSKWKFNFGLSKAQVWRLLMLFNLRKLKSPHPQRALARNTAAQPVDIYRELDDGRLSSDKVGNLHKVDNTLRSIIQSRYLEHLPGKVERDDAKFGNGVNVDFEHRALSSTEHTRSGQNGRCDGSLAMCGREGSVSHLDGPFYSGMPLQETYSLVQDKKTSSHQMELPITGHSYAASRGDAIITSILPYDPDDPSLNLAHSRLVGNYDSVQDCDGQNGIPAVRNEVNPSYTETNGLNQSLEDISKVDVRRSLSAINITPFPGATSSAEMAIYYSKSSLAPESLSEFGSNGRDGPSSYPLSPSNYPSFLVERRHPVAIQNKPVHEIGPFTANVTSLEEIQCQSPCRTHSADLESVDYHDCKCSDRMLCSDLLENRSSVFSRLRFNNPGWCLENLGHLGHEEDVKDTSSVDEVMEMLSESHYPWMESEKSKLHKRRQGNAEKSRNLKQTAVKSELEMIPEKANTASASPTGDKDDQSSKKTLFVDFKRRSDLRKVDSNTNGESAGSEGLLGGQCKRRKLIRPNFSENEPRDNKSYNRSHFMNSPGSAQECRSCEDAGGKKRKLAKPNFRENKSSQESSAQCSIGEDAGGKRRKLARPNFGENESSLISSPQCSVGEAAGGSCGSFVGSQGKSLLQDAESSHDNEKIDTECVSKYEREIIVESSGGSPKIGDDSGKGCLHAYPGNSCLNLQASVDESSFCEDANCKKKLVGPDFRENELFQVSPHECSSGEYAGENYEVLVGSHGNIDAQRCPTFKMETKLESSGESLKIGDESGKDPVHDVGSQIAIVPSKDDILNAQEDLDHKDPMVLSRDGHQPSQSTVLESASQLKTNGFSEFESDRGSELEMLTRVEFSPNIAGNGGSRKQNSDSPRVSENISNRVDAGMINYQHGSSTEQGQASCNSNQHDSLKQEGFGNDVLEAVEFGDNVASDYTSREREIDIKLESFVDSVKSGDENGMESVQVGILSALEDSILTRLSEDFPETDQITVLESATQPKTNSGTSNGFSEIEADRGSELQVLPIVERCPNTNASNRADASMVNNQQGVNSEQLQTSCNSNNHRSHQEHGSKHNVQESMEFGDNEAIDDTVRENKRQWSILTARLQLVKRAQQQ